Below is a window of Salvelinus sp. IW2-2015 linkage group LG11, ASM291031v2, whole genome shotgun sequence DNA.
caactatattAACAATCCAAACTCAAATTTCGGAAATAAGTAAATCAATGAGacaatagtcagattaactgataattACAATAGCAGTGGAGATGGCACTCCTTTGCTAGGAACAGCATACAACTTACCTTAAAACTCAGATCCCGTTTCATTACTTATAATGGTTTGGGACACCTAGGACAATCGTGGGAGCATCAGAYgaccatgacacaacgtcctaaGAACTTCCTAAAACATATTTGGGGACGTCCCCGGCTCAAACAGGGAACTAGAAAAAGGTCCCCCAAAGAACGTTCCCTTATGACCATCACCCAAAGTCCTAAGAACAAGTAAAATGAAAGTCTTGAGAATGTCCTAAAAAGATCCTGATTTGGTCCTCAGTGATGTccagggaactagacaaaggtcccccagagaacgttcccttgggaCCAATACACAACGTTCTTAGAACGTTCTCAGAACGTCAGAGGGATATTGTTACGCCACAACCCATAAGGGACCTAATGGGAATGTCGCTGAATGTCCTCAAGACATTTGCTGGGTTGTCCCATTGACATATCATTTCCCCAATGTGTCCAGAAAGGCAAAACGATAACAACAAGGGATAATCCCCTCCATATCTCAGACATGCTTGTGAAAGCTTGGGCTCACTGACTAGTCACTCACTCACCCTAAGCATTCTTTATACAACCTGCCGTTAACCTAGCAATGTCATTCAAATCTCGAGACAGATGTCTTAAACTATTTAACTTCAAAACCCTGACACCTCCCGAATACAATTCTGATAACGTGTGATGAGATCATTGCAGCTATCGCAATTCATTATGAAGAATCATCATGTTATGTGCTCAGTGGTGGATGTTTTCTATTGGTATATGTCTACTAACTTGAATGTCTAAAGGCCTTTAGGCATAGCAAATCCATAAAACGACGAGCACCCACTCACCTCCATCCACAGCCTGGCCAGGTGCAGGCGaagggcttctcccctgtgtgtctcCGGAGGTGGGCTTTCAGGTGGCTGCTCTTGGTGTACATCTTGGTACAGCTGGGGAAAGTGCATTTGTGCATTTTGATGAGGTCCGCCACAGGGTTCTTCTGAAACTGCTGACCCCCCACATGGAGCCCTTGGCCCTGGACCCCAACCAGCACCTCCCCGAGGCCCAGGGGCTTGGCTGCAATGGGCACTGGAGCAATGCGCACAAACTTGGAGGAGAGATTAAGGCTGGTGGAAGGCAGCAGCTGGGGCACCAGGGCGAAGGTCTGCCCCTGGATGTTGACCAGCAGCTGGGCAATTTTGATGTCTGATGCCGGCTGAGGGGGAGGCTGGACGACTtggggaggatgatgaggagcCGTGGAACTGGMTTCCTTTTTGATCTGCATGGGCTGGATCTGCAGGATGACCGGCATCCCACTGCTGCCACTGTTTGCAACGCTCTCTGTGGTCCCAAGCCTGCTGGATAATGAATCACTCTTGGACCTGTCGCCGTGCAGACCTTCTATGGACTCCTGTGCTGGCGAGGCCGGTGTGCTTTTGGTCTCGGTGGTGGTGGCGGCATTCTCAGTAAACACAGTTTGGTCTGAATGCTTGGCCTCGGGCTCCAGCCTTGGCCCTGGGGATGAGGACTCCCTGTACACCTCCAGTCCCACCCCCAGCCCCATGATCTCCTCCAGACCCAGCCCCAGCACCCCCTCCCGGGCCTCCTGCTTCATGGATGACACCACCTCCATGTTCTCCTCCAGGaactcctctatctcctccaaGGTGGGCTGGAAGGATGGCTGCTCCATGTCCACCAAGGACCAGACAGAGAAGTCCACACTCTCCTCCTTCAAGGCCTCTGGGTGGGGGTGGGARGGCTCATCCCTCTGTGAGTCCCACAGAGAGGTGGACAGTGACATGGGGATGGCCGCCGCAGTCCCTGCTCCGCCTAGGGAGGTCTGGGAcagcaggaagtccaggatgctgTCTGAACTCTCGGCGCTGGAGCTGCTGCCATAGCTGGAGCTGAGCACTTGGGAGTCGGGGCTAGAACAGGAGCGAGGGCTTGACGACTCGCTCAGGTCGTCCTCGGAGAAGGGCGAGGGCATCACCTGGTAGGTCCCTGCATCCGTCACCATGTCCGACAGGTGATACACTGAAGGGGCGCTATCGTAAGTTAAGAAAGTCTCCRCGCCGCTCACTAGGAAGTTATCCACCATTCCTGGCTATGGGCCAAGAGAATGTCACTCCACTTTGTMTTGAAAATTGTCTTACTGATATAACAGTTTGTTAGGGTTATTCCTCTTGTTGTCGGGAAACTGTCAACAAATAACCCCCAGAAGGGGTCACCACAGCAAGGTCACGCTTTGCAGAAGAAAAATAGAGAAACACCTGTTGTTCTCtctcaggataaaaaaagaggaATGCTTCGGTAGGAAAAGTCTTTCATTCCAAGGTTTCCAGCCAGGATATATCTAGACAAATACCCattaggagagaagaagagagagaagattacTAAACTGAGTTTTGAgattaatacattttatacatagtAATGCATGCCACTGTAAGAACACACAGACAAGAATCTAAAGTCAAAAGAACAGAGGCAAGACCTACTGTAAAGACAAGTCATGAGTCACCAATGCACCACTTGTGAAACAAATGATCTTCCACCTCTCTGTTCCTGGCTTGCATGTTCAAAGTATGGAATGCTATGCCTGTTTCCATTTCAAGTTCACACGCGGTTGGCGTGAGAGCTGAAGCGGTTACCAGAGAGCATAGGCGGCTATCGCATTCCTTTACTTGTGTTTCAGATTCAACACAATTCAAAATAACTTGATGAATGcactctgttacacacacacacacacacYCACAACAYCACAATGGGCAAGACTTGCAAAAACAACTACAGTATAGTCAGAAAATAGAAGGTGGTGGCTGTCAGGCTGCGATCAAAGTGTTAAATGGAGGGATGTCAAAAGATATAAATGTGTTCCCTCAGATTCACACRTTTGTCAGGCACGAGATATCTGGGATATGTGAGAATGGCGTTGGTGTCATATTTCCACTGGTGGAAACTAAAACTAACCGAAGCATTTGGGTCGAGGCCACATGAGCACCTCCTGTTGTGAGTCCACAGCTGTGCAGTGgctgttgcagtgtgtgtgtgtgtgtcagaaagaGTGTCTATGGATGCAATAGGTTTTGCTtgcatttttttaatcaaatgaacTTATTGAATACTCTGTCATTTGAACAAATGTTTTAGTCAACTATAGTGAAAAATTGTCATCTTTTTTATCTTACAGAAcgttgccatgttttttttttcatatctAATTTGCAACATCCATGCAGcgttgccccccccccacacacacacacacaaaaaaaactggcAAAGCTGAGATGGTCATCAATGTTTGACCGTTTGTCCCCTTCTCTGGGCCTCTTGGCTCAGTGACCGACAGTAAACCCCCAAAGGAACCGTCAACATTATTAAATAACACCGCGTGAGGCAGCCGTGAGCACTGCGCTCCTAATAGTGCATAAATCACCTGTCATGCTGTTTATAACACTCAAACCGCAATAAATCAACACCAATCGCGTGTAGTGGAATGACACGCGATTATCgcgtcattattattatttaattacatgttttatttttactcGTTGGGAAGCAACCATTTCACCGTATACAactgttctattcggcgcatatgacaaatcaaattagatttgattagatttgtttCTGCTTGACCACTTATCTTGTTCAccacaaataaaatgtgttttcattAGATTTGTTTCTGCTTGACCGTTTATCTTGTTCATCTACATAGATTATAATCAAAtctagttttatttgtcacatgcaccgaatacaagcAGTAAATCAGGGCTTTTATGATCTCTATTAGTCAAGCCACGTGTGCATAAACACATTATTCAAGCATTACATGCTATTACATAACAAACACTGAATACTTACAACATAATAATTGAGAATATTTTAAAACAAGAATTAACGCAAATGAGCGTATATAGGcgatcaaatgtaaatcaaatgcAAAGCAGTTTAAACACCGTAGGCTAGGCTTACACCTCTACCGATTACTGGCGGTAAACATATCCTTGTCTCATTTTATCATAACTCATAACCGTCAACATATTGACTCTAGTTTTGAAGCAAACGAGCACATCTTCTGCCC
It encodes the following:
- the LOC111970469 gene encoding Krueppel-like factor 15; its protein translation is MVDNFLVSGXETFLTYDSAPSVYHLSDMVTDAGTYQVMPSPFSEDDLSESSSPRSCSSPDSQVLSSSYGSSSSAESSDSILDFLLSQTSLGGAGTAAAIPMSLSTSLWDSQRDEPSHPHPEALKEESVDFSVWSLVDMEQPSFQPTLEEIEEFLEENMEVVSSMKQEAREGVLGLGLEEIMGLGVGLEVYRESSSPGPRLEPEAKHSDQTVFTENAATTTETKSTPASPAQESIEGLHGDRSKSDSLSSRLGTTESVANSGSSGMPVILQIQPMQIKKEXSSTAPHHPPQVVQPPPQPASDIKIAQLLVNIQGQTFALVPQLLPSTSLNLSSKFVRIAPVPIAAKPLGLGEVLVGVQGQGLHVGGQQFQKNPVADLIKMHKCTFPSCTKMYTKSSHLKAHLRRHTGEKPFACTWPGCGWRFSRSDELSRHRRSHSGIKPYQCPVCEKKFARSDHLSKHIKVHRFPRSRTLRTTN